GAACACGTGTCTTTGGGAGTTCTATAGCTGAAATGATGCCGTTCGAAAGCAAGTCTTTGCCTTACCTGTTTTAAAACCTGTTCAAAAGTTGATCAAGATAGACGAAAAAGAGCCTCCAAATTTCCATTCGCACAGCACTCCAGGCACAAAGGCTGTACTGCTGGTTCTCTAGGAATGTCTGGATTTGTCGGAAGTATCTTTGCAGAGTCAGGTTTAAATCTTGATCTTTCAGTGTTGCGACCATCCCGGACTCTGGAGTACAGCAATTCTTCCACTGATTAATTTGCTGGTAAAGGGCATTTTGCAAAAGATCTGTGGCTCTTTCATCCCATTCTGCTTGAGTGAAGTTGCGCTCAAAGATCTCTAGAATCTTTTCGAGGATCATCTTCACTGCTATGCTTTTATCCTCTTTGCTGGATCTGAGGATTTTTACCCCAGGAAAACCAGTGGTTGGTCTTTTATGTGGGCACCCTTGAGGAAGCCGGTGCCCTCCCATTGCTTCCATGAGCTTTCGGACCTCTGGGTTGTTCACTTGCAATTGAATCTCAGCAGTTTTGTTGCAGTCTAGAGCTAGGATTCCAAAGGCGAgcagaagcagagaaagagaaagtcGATGGAGGCACAGAGAGGCCATGGTGGGTCTTGTTTCTTGAACTGAACCAAGAGGGTGAAAGAATGGACCCCCTTCAAGGTCTCCTGAAGATGTTCTTGGTGCTTTGGAGCCATGTCTTCTGAATTTATGTACTCAGCTGCAAGGAATTCTCCAGTTCTTGCATCACTTTCTGCATCTCTCAGTTGCAATTTTTATTTTCGCTTTCTGTTTAATTACATCAGGAACTTCCAGAGCATTTTATCACTCTCTATGGAATGAAGGACAGTGAATTAGTTTATATTATATGAGTCAGTTAGTATTGTATTAATATATACATTATCTATACAATATGTGCTAGGGAGAATATTGTTTTACATTTTTCAACATAACCATGAATCATTTGATGAGTTCTGTAAGCTAGTTTGTGTAACTGCTTGATTCTCATCAGCAAGAAAGCCTAACAAAGGGCTCAATTGGCTTTAATCACTGACAGTCCTAtgtagaagaaaagagcaagagtccagtagcacccataagactaacacaatttgtggtagggtatgagcttttgtgagtcacagctcacttcttcaggtatctgaagacattttgttagtcttataggtgcttataggtaccataaattttgttagtcttataggtgcttatagataccacaaattttgttagtcatacaggtgctactggactcttgctcttttctactgttacagacagactaacatagctacccatcttgatctagtccTATgctgagttattccagtctaagtctattgaaacTAATTGGCTTAGACTAGATCCAACTTTGCCTAGGATTTCAAAGTGAGCCTCTCTCATTTTTaggcatgtgtgtgttatgtgccattaagtcacctccgacctatagctaccctctgaatgaaagacctccagaacatcctatcattaacagacttgctcaggtacAGAAGATGGAATAGTGCTCTGCATTGATGGCAGCATTCAGTGTTGCTTAGATTTCATAGCCTGATGTCACTCACCACTCTCTGCTTTTgctgggtggggtggagtggaTATGTATCCATCATAGATTATGCCTTGATGATCAAAGGCCAGGTATATTACCCATGACAATGGTGAGATCCTAAAGCagcagatgcccccccccagttggtCTTAATTGGCAATAAGTGGATTATATATCAAAGATTAGAGGAGGCGACCCCCCCCCATCATTGCTAGGTCAATGACAGGCTGGTGTGTGTATTGTGTGAAAAGGAAGCAGGCATCATATTTAGAACTTGGCCGGATAAAGGACAGTGGCATCCAGTCTCCAGAACAGATTTAGAAAATGGTAGAGTGAGGAGCTGGCCATTTCTGGGCAGTGGGCTGAAAcaccgggggtgggggcaggatcTTTAGGGATCCATTGGTGGAGGTGCTCTTGGAGAATCTGATTTCCTTCTAAGAGGTTTGCAGAACGAATCAGAGATTTGATTCTTTCACACTTTTTTTAGACCCACAGATACTGACCGGAAAGTTATCCCCACATACTTTCTTCACACAGTGGACTTTATGCATATTGGAGCTGCTCACGGCTGCTTTTTCAGTCTGGTTCTGGTTCGATACATATGGAGAGGAAATGTATTAACATACCTGTATATTTGTGAGTTTACTGTATGTATACACAAGGCTATGATGCTTATATGTTGATcatgtttttgctgtttttaatcatacttttgcatttttatttgttgaattaaattatatactagcgttttattcatttgtatggTGTTTGtggttatatatatatttttcaaagCAAGTGTTTATTGGATACTACACTTTTggttttaaagaaacaaacaaaaacagagcaATGAAATCCAGGTTTCTTATAAAGCTGCAATCTGTCAGATAAAGGCAAAGGTGCAACACCATGAGAGGCAGCACAGCCTATTCTGACTGACatttatctgccctccatgagTCAAATCTactattttttaatttactttttatAAAAAGGTATATAACAACAAAGTAgtacaataaaaaaacaaaaattcttGACAACTTATCCAACTTACAACCATCAACTATTACTTAAGTTTTAAAGTAGCCATTGTTCCAGTCCAATCTGTGTTTAACCAGGTTTTGTGTTTGTTAGGCTGATCTTGTCATTTCCTCGTTGTTAGTACATCAGCATTTGATAGAATTCGCCCTTGGGGGTTGCTCCTATCGCCATTTCATTTGTTGATAGGTGTTCTAGGATCGGGAGCCGTTGTTCTAGAAAACAGGATCTATTGTTCTGGTTCTCATAGCAATCTAGGTGATCTGCTATGTGTTTGTGATTATATTTAAATCGCTTTTTCTGTTCCACCCTTTTGGTTATCCTTCTTCTGTAGAGTTGtgtttcttctcccctccccacctttttTTGTTGTccttcctcagggctttttttcagggggaatgcgggggaacggagttctggaacctcttgaaaatggtcacatggctggtggccccgccccctgatctccagacagaggggagcttaaattgccctccgtgccgctcagtggcgcagagggcaatctcaactcccctctgtctggagatcaggaggtggggccacaagccatgtgaccattttctctgagggcaacccactgagttccaccacctcttttcccagaaaaaaagccctgtccttccTTAACCGATTAACAACTATAGACAGTGGGACTCAGGCACTCCACTGTACGCTTTCTTCAATGTGGACTTCGCATTTGCATTACAGCCACAGAGCACTTAAACATAATTAGTAAAATGGCCAGTAGCTACTTTACGAGCACTGATTTCAAGATGGTTTACTTGGCATTAGGACTTAATAAGAAATCGTGGGTGCTATAACTTTGCCAGAGTTGTATGTCTCCTTTGCTGGGATTTCTAGCTCTTCTCACAGTCTGCCATTCTCAAGTTTCTTGGGTGAGAAGGCATAATGAATGCGAAAGTGAATATGGATGATATAAAATCTGTTTAAGGCTGCAGTTCTCTGCTCAGTTagtatgatttattattattattaattaaatttatagtaGTAAGTACTTTTTAAATAGACCCCTAAATGGGGCTTATTTCTGAGTACACTTACCTAGCTTAGCCTGTAGCAAAGTTTCCTCCAAGAAGGCTGGAGAACTGAAATTATTTGAGAGATGCTCTGACTTTTTGAGCCAATTATTGAAACAGCTACATGAATGAAAAGTGCATGCCACTGGAGAAGGAAGGGACAATTTCTTAGTGCAAGTAAAGACAGGAGTGTGAGGATGTACCCATTACTATTGTATACATGACATTtgttgcactctgcagcacaGAGTGTTGCActttgcagacaagcaactcctggtggtccccggcccgaaggacatccgtctggcctcaaccagggccagggcttttgctgccccggccccggcctggtggaacgctctcccgctggagatccgggccctgcgggccctgttacagttttgccgggcctgtaaaacggagatgttctgctcggtcttcagctgagtgccagcgggtgttctccttcttccatctaagaccaccacttcttctggggctgccctcagccatctgctattcccgtatacggactcccaatatttgtctaaatagcctgctcctggactattttaatgattttttaaaaaaatatgattgattttatgtttttgtgattttaatgtatttttaatgttgctagccgccctgagcccatctgtggggagggcagggtataaatcgaataaaataaataataaataaataaataaattttgataGTCCATCCATTGTCTATGAGATATTATACATTTGAATGTATTTGTTATTGGTCATTGGGTAATCCATCATTGTGTAtgaaatattataatattatttgcATTTGTTATGCAGActgataaaaaaaatttttttttaaaagggggaggagctgcttctgcggccattagagagaacggaacagagcgcttaggtgtggacagctgggagcgcgaagaaacgcgaggtgacccaaagaaacgttactgtgccaatatcagcgatgacgctatatgctgtaaatttaacggaacagatgcccatgTGACAACGGCCTATATCTCCGCTACTAGTTATACACATCCACATGCTCAGATACAATAGTAAAATATAATTGTTGCTATatgattgtatatgaattgtaaatatatgttatttatgattgtatgaatgcctaataatttagaaaacatatactgaatattattcttgtaaaagttatatgtattgttggtgattttgaaaacaataaacagcatttgaaaaaaagaagaaaaaaagaaaaatggaaagaaaggtTTAGGGAAAAGGCCGGGGGGAGAGCTTTCATACCTCTAACTGGAATTGACCCTTCGCTGTCAGTTCCAAATATCCAAGGCTACTGCAATTGTTTCCCGTGTTGGGGGGAAGAGTGTGTCAGGGCAGAGAAATTAAGGGGGAAAGTTTGATGTCAGTGTTGACCCCGTGACTGCTGTTATTCCCTGGAATATTAATGTTTTAAGTTTTCCACTCTAATGGTTAGAGGTTTTTCGTTCTACTTTTGAATTATCTAGAAATTAGTCTTAGTTCCTGTGGCTTGATGTGCTTTCTGTTTGTCATATTGTCACACAAAGCAAGTTTTGGGGGGGGAATTCTCTCTTCTAGAGagtgtttgtctttttttaaaaacaaggagggggagagaaattaCAGAAGCCTCAATGCGTGGGGAGGCTGCACTGTCAGCTATGGGGCTAACTGGTGGAGTGTGTGAGGAAAGGAAACACCAGGTTGTGACCCACAGATTTGCTCTACACCTTTAAATTCATCCAGGACTGTGATAAAGTAGCTTCTCTAGTCAgtcctttcctccacctcattctCAATGAGCTGCCTGGCACATCTCAACTGACAAGAGTAAGGAAAATGGGTggatgggaaagaaagaaagaaagaaagaaagaaagaaagaaagaaagaaagaaagaaagaaagaaagaaagaaagaaagaaagaaagaaagaaagaaagaaagatgcaaCTGCTTTCACTTCAAAAGTGAGGGTTGTAACCTGGCAATTCTTCTTGGGACAGAAATGTCAAAATGTCCCGGTAGGAGAACaaatgtatatatttaattttgatgCTTGTGCATTTAGAGCTGGGAAGGCAGGCAGTCACAAAGAGGGAGACTGTTTGAGGACTAAGATGTGTGGTGAAGAACATTCTGACATGGGTGCTAGGAGAGAATCATGGTGGGGACTTTCAGTGTGAAGTAGAAATCATAAACACTGGACCACATCTTACAGCACCACACAGCAACTGCTTGCGCAACGTGGTGGTCAGGATTTAAAGAGTGGCTTGGCCTGCAGATAATCATGTATCAAATCTGCTGCATTCAGTGAGGATTGTCTGTTTTCCATTCGTCACTGCTGTGAATGCAAAGGCCTGCACATTGGCAACAAAGCATCCACAGAGGACTG
This genomic window from Eublepharis macularius isolate TG4126 chromosome 8, MPM_Emac_v1.0, whole genome shotgun sequence contains:
- the LOC129335154 gene encoding interferon alpha-3-like, giving the protein MASLCLHRLSLSLLLLAFGILALDCNKTAEIQLQVNNPEVRKLMEAMGGHRLPQGCPHKRPTTGFPGVKILRSSKEDKSIAVKMILEKILEIFERNFTQAEWDERATDLLQNALYQQINQWKNCCTPESGMVATLKDQDLNLTLQRYFRQIQTFLENQQYSLCAWSAVRMEIWRLFFVYLDQLLNRF